The sequence below is a genomic window from Theobroma cacao cultivar B97-61/B2 chromosome 6, Criollo_cocoa_genome_V2, whole genome shotgun sequence.
TATTTCCAGGTGTGACGAGTGACCAAACTCTCCTCGACCTCATCTCTCCTCGAGTCTTTCTCTTCAACTAAAACTCAACCTAGTCAAAttctttctaaaattttaacttttcagCTTGTTTAGTTTCAGGTTTTTGGAAGTTCGAGTTCGCTAGCGTGCCCGAACACCCCTTTGTCTTTCACTGGTAAGTGTTGCTCTCTATGTTTGTTTCCAGAGAAACTGTAGGAAAAAGGAAAGTGACTTTAGTCTTTGCTTCCCACTTTTAAACTTTTCATTGCCAGGACATGAAAATCAGacaaagaatttaaatttttgaaatgggTTGTTCtcaaaatgaattcttttttgtGTTCTGTAAGTGTTTTTGATCGTGTGCATCATTCATCTAAACTGGAATCGGTATATGCTCGATTGTATATATGAGAgtgtttttattgttaatttttctcttgattttgtaGGCAGTAGTCGGTTTTGTTATGATGTAAGATTAAAAACTCgaatttgagattttatttttaatttgatatgcTTGATTTATAGAATTGGTATTCTTCTGAGagttaaaaaaagataaaaatggttgaagaaaaagaaaatattgtttGTTTACTTTGCTATCAAAATGGTTTCATTTTTTGCTGATTAATCAGCTGCCTTTTACTTTGCTGGTACTAACTTCTAGTTTGaggaatcataatttttaagaaatggTTATGAAGAAGAGGGGCGGtttctttggtttttattGCTAGTgaatcttcaaatttttttattatcaactTGGTTTGTGGCATCAAATTTGGTAAAATAGGTCCAAGCTCCTAAAATGCTTGGTAATGGAATTAAGTtgttaaccttttttttttttgggtacaTATGTTCTTAACCATTTGGTAAAGCATTCATTCTTCATTTAATTGTATTCTAGATGGGCCAGGGAGGAAAAAGCCTTATGTATTAGTGTTTTCATTATGTATTTGATACATTCTgcttaatattaaaatatctgtttttattttttttcctatataGGAGGAATGGCTGAACAGATTAAAGCATCTAAGCAGGTTCCTTCCTTTGAGTATGAGCTTTTTGAAGGAGATCCTGACCACCTTAGGACTGTTGTGGCTACACCTACTCAGACCAAACACTGGATTAATCCTGCCTCGTTGAAACTTAAGCATAGGATAGGGCGAGGCCCTTTTGGTGATGTTTGGCTGGCTACTCATCATCAGTCAGCTGATGAATTTGACGAGTACCATGAAGTTACGGTTAAGATGTTGCATCCATTGAAGGAGGAGCATATGCAAAAGTTTGTTGATAAGTTTGAGGAGTTATTCTTGAAGTGCCGAGAGCTCCAAGGTGTTTGCTGGTTGCATGGTGTCTCTATTGTAAATGGAAAGGTGACTCTTTCagcattaatttttcaatgtCCTTTTCATACTAGTATACTTTGGTGCCCTCATGATTCAAATCACAAAAGTGATGCTAGACTTAAATTTTCCTAAAGGTTTGTAACTAAATAACATGGTTGGGTCCAGTCTTTCACACAGCTCATAAAATGAGTTTggttttgaaataattttgcaGATCTGCATTGCAATGAAATTTTACGAAGGATCTGTGGGTGATCAAATGGCTCGGTCAAAAGGAGGCAAGCTTTCCTTGCCTGATGTTTTAAGGTGATATGTTGTTATATATTTCTTCTTTGTGAAGCACATTGTGCTTTTAGTTGACCTGTGAAATCCTTAGAGTGGCTAATATTTACAGGTATGGGATCCAATTAGCAAGAGGTCTTCTTGGGTTGCACTCAATGGGGTTGTTGGTGCTCAACCTGAAGCCTTCCAACTTTCTTCTAAACGAACAGAATCAACTATTTCTGGGGGATTTTGGGATCCCATATCTACTTCTTGGGATTCCATTGTCTGACTCTGATATGGTTCTTAGGCTTGGAACCCCTAATTACATGTCTCCAGAACAGTGGGAACCTGAGGTAAGAGGTCCTTTGTCCTTGGAGACTGACATTTGGGGATTTGGGTGTAGCATGGTGGAGATGTTGACTGGTGTTCAGCCATGGTTTGGGAAATCAATTGAAGAAATATATCATTCGGTTGtgattaagaaagaaaaaccacaCATCCCAAGTGGCTTGCCTCCAGCAATTGAGAATGTTATCAGTGGTTGCTTTGAGTATGATCTCAGAAATAGACCATTAGTTTCAGATATTTTACTCGCATTTGAAAGGTAtttgctttttcctttctttcaacaCTTGGTATTTTATTGAAGAAACAATTTTATAGCCGGTACTTGGTTATATTTTCATGATAATGAGATGTTTAACGAATATGTTTACTCTCTTCCTCAACTTTGGGCACTAGGCGATGTGATCTTTATAGAATTATAGATATAGAAGAGAAAACACCACTATTCTTTCATTTCATTAGATACAGGTTACAATCCCTGTAAGGGGTTGATGTTGAATAATTATATGTTCCTTATGAAGTTCTTGCTAGTTTTAGCATTTAGAACTATAGTCCCGTGAACTATCATAGCTATGGCAAATGATTAGCAAAATATCTCTCCACATCCCAATCTCACTTACATCTCTGATCTTCAATTTCCCTGTCTCACTGCCTGCTTCGACATTTGAGGTTTTTGATTCATGAATGCAAGAAATAGTAGCTCCAACATTGTGTCAAGTTTTCTGCATTTTAAGGAGAAAAATTTTGTAGGTATTGCCATATTTTTGCCTTTGCCAGTACTGAGTTTGTGAGTGTCCCAATTTGAAAGGGATTGATATGCTCTGTTTGTTTTGAAGATGTAGCTGCTAGTGTAATGCATGAATTTGGCCTGAACTTCTCAGCTAATGTTATATGTGACATACTAGGTTGAGCTGAACTGCATATATTTCTTGTTGTAATTGTGATCAGCATAAATTTTTGTGATAGTCAATTGAATACAGTTCTAATCACTGTTAAAAGTGGTTATATGATTATAGCTGTTAAATGGTTTCCATGTGTTCATTGTATATACATTAGTACCAAAGTATTCATCTTGCTATTGTGTTGTTTACTAgagttcatgaaaatattattatagcAATTGgaaataagatattttggtAAAATCTGCTCTGAAAATGCTTAAGAGCTTGGAGCATTCCACTGCAGTGTCTATGCTTTGATTTAAGGACAAATCTAAGTCAAATAAGAAACAggatctaataattttttagtctctttcctttttactcCTTTTCCTCTGGGTTGCACTCTGATAATTTGGAACTGAACTTGCAGCTCACAAACTGCTGTTAACAGTGATGGAGGATGGATTGGCCTTGGAAGCCGACCAATCAAAGAAAAATCTGTTGTCTCTGGTTACACCACATGGTATCTCTCCAAGGATCGTCTTCAAGTTGGTGACGTGGTTCGCTCAAGAAGCCCTCCAAATGTTCGCAAACCTCAAACCATGGATATTCGTGAAGGAACTGTTGTTGGTTTAGATAATGATGCTGATAAGAATGGCTTTGTTCTAGTGAAAGTTCCTGGAATGCACAACCCTCTGAGAGTACAGGAGTCTACACTTGAGAGAGTCACAAATGGTTTAGCAGTGGGGGACTGGGTGTGCTTGAAAGAGGAAAACAACAGCCACTCCCCTGTGGGAATACTACATTTAGTACAGCGTGATGGAACTGTGGCAGTTGGATTTATAGGATTAGAGACCCTTTGGATAGGGAAGTCTTCCCAGCTTCAAATGGCTAAAGCTTATTATTTGGGGCAATTTGTGAGGCTTAAGGCAAATGTGTTTACTCCTCGGTTTGAATGGCCACGGAAGAGGGGAGGAGCATGGGCCACTGGGAGAATTTCAGAAGTTCTTCCAAATGGGTGTCTTGTTGTAGAGTTTCCAGGTAGATTTGTTCTTGGAAATGAACCCAACAGATTTTTAGCAGATCCTGCTGAAGTAGAATCAGTGTCTTTTGATACTTGTCCTGGTGTGGTGGAGAAATATCAACACGTTGAGGATTTTCATTGGGCTGTCAGGCCGCTAGCAATTGCCTTTGCCCTATTTACAGCCATGAAGCTCACTATGTCTGTTGGATGCAGTGTAAGTGCAAGAGTGAAGAAATGCCGGCGAAATGGTCATGATGGCCATGCTGGCAGTAAATCAGGTTGGAGACAGAGAATCTTCAGAGATGGAGTTACTACTGCTGGTTCCACAAGGTAATTCTACTATTATTAGATGAGTTTGCTGGAACCTACAGCTAAGGAGATAAGGTTAATCAGGAAACAACTTCTCTGACCTTTGAAAGGTGATAGTTTCAGCTCACTTACTGTCAGTAACTAATGTTGATGAAGCAAAGCATAAATAAAGCTGTCAATAACTTGTAGTCAAAGGTGTAAATATATGTACAGAGTATGTTCAGAATTGGGTTAACATTTGTTCCTTTTTATATATGAGCATTGTCCATGCCCATTCTGGTTTGACATTTTCTGGTTCATTTATTCTTTATCTGCTGGATTTGTGCTTCGGCTGGTCCCAGGAATAGCTCAGTTTTTTGAAAACTATCGAACACCAGTTGCTTAGTATTCCAGGTGGAACCAGAAGCAACGTGAGAGACAATTGTctgattatggatttaaaaTTGCAAATCGAACCTACATGCTGGGAAGGTTCACTGCAACAATTATTGCCCTGATGAGAGATCTAACCTATATTCATACAGGGTTTCATCCATAAAATGGATCTGTTTCATAAtacaagaaaaccacttcccTGTCGTCCTGTCTTAAGTGCTTGTTGACTGATCTTTGTGGGGGGAAGTGTTTGAGGTGTACGGGTTGAGAATATGTACAGGGTTTACATTTTGCTGCTGAAGTCCTTGTTGGCTGTTGCTTCAAGTATATAACTTGCTTGAAGTGTAGCAACTTGCAGATATTAGTGTTGTCGTCAATTTTTTgaccaaagaaagaaaacccaTCACGCTTTTCATAAGAAAAAGTTTCAGAAAAAGATTAACAAAAAAGGTTATGAACATATTTTATATGGCTTGATGCAGCAAAGGACATATTATTGTAACTCGTCAGCCATTGGAGCTGTCAGCAACAAACACAAAGTGACAAACTTACAATTTCTATTGCTTTTCGTGGCATTATAAAAGGATAGAAAGAGGGCATCTTGTTGGTTGGATATTTTTCTAGACTTGAATGATCAGGTTAGATTCCTTTCATTCGTCCACAAAGAGAAAACTAAAGTGATGGGTGGAAAACTCCAAGCGTGAAATATGGACTTTTGTTGCAACTCTATGGTTCACTTATAGTTTGGGTCGGCCATGTTTCTAAAGCTGTGATTGACTGCTCtgttataaaggaaaatactGAACGGTAATTTGCAGATTAGAGTCCAAAATAGTTGAATAAAATAGATGAAGAGGACACGTTGGAGTTGGTCTTATTGTCTTGCCCCACTAGAAACCGCAGTCCATTCCTAATGGACATGTATTACAATAAAAGCTCCCATAGAAATTCATGGCATTGATGATTGTTGAAAGTAGATTTTCAAAGAGGTCAGAACCTAGTCACAGATGTCTTCCCCTTGGGAGCTTCGCTTTCCATATCAGTTACTTCATTAACATCTCTAATATTGTCCTGTATCAGACAGGGAGGCTATATATAGAGATGgattatattttgtaataTCTGCACTTTCCCAGAGCTGAGGGAGATCAAGTGAGATTCAGGAATCAGGGTAAGTTGTTTCTCCCTTGACGGTGTGCTATGATTATCTGCTATTAATCTCCCTTTGGACTCATTTGGCCTTCTGCTATGTTTAGCAGCAAACAGACAAGAAGGGACAAGCTCCAATGGCACATTCATTACCATCAAGTCGTTTTTCAgcttttttttgttgtattCTTCTACTGTTGCTGATCAGCTCTGCTACTGTGAGTGGGGCTCGACTAGGGAATGCCAGGCTAACAGATTCTTCTAGTATCAGAAGGATACTTTTAAACAATGGCCTTGGTCTAACTCCACAAATGGGGTATGACTACAATCCTTCtgatcttttttcttttcatctaCCTATTTTGTTTGGAAAAAAACCATTGCAATGAATCAAAATACAGTACAGGCCTTGAGTACATAGTTGgcctagttttttttttgaccaATCTCTTATGTATTTTCATCAGTCAACCTTTGCCTTTAAGCTTCTTTGTCTAATGACCAGTTGGAATAGTTGGAACCGTTTTCATTGCAATATCAACGAGACATTGATCAAGGAAACTGGTAATTctacaaaagaaagaaaacccaTGAATTTGTTGATCATTATGGCAAAAGAAATTGATCAATATGTGTACTTTATGTCACAGCGGATGCAATGGTGTCAAGTGGTCTTGCTGCTTTAGGATACACCTATATCAATTTAGGTAACAGTagttattgattaatttcatAGCTTACTATTTGTCTTTTGCATTATTATATCATTCTCATGTAGTTATACGATTTCTGTTGTATTAGATGACTGTTGGGGTGAACTCAACAGAGATACTCAGGTAATAATTTCCCTTCTTTTCTTGTATATTGGAACAACTTATGATATCACGATGAGAATTGCCACTAATTTATTATGTTTGTGTACTGCTCTCTCCACATTGCACTCATTATTCATTATGTTTGTGTACTGCTCTCTCCTCATTGCACTCATTATTCCATGGTATCTATAGAATTAACAAGGTTTCATAGGTTACCAGCAAAAGTATTCCACATCTGGATCTCCATAATGTCATATGCATACTCTTGAAGTTTGGAGAACATGCACCCTAACATCCACACAAGATGCATTTCAATTACTTTGTTCACTATAAATACCTCAGTGGGCATCCTTATGTTTACCTTTATATTCATGGGTTccaagagaaagaaagtgaGTGCTGTAAACAAAAAGTGTTACTTGATAATGAAGTGAAAATCCATGTTGTTTCCGGCAGGGGAATTTGGTTCCTAAAGCATCAACATTTCCTTCAGGCATTAAGGCTCTGGCAGATTATGTACATAGCAAAGGGCTTAAGCTTGG
It includes:
- the LOC18595302 gene encoding E3 ubiquitin-protein ligase KEG isoform X1, producing MTGQAEDPSSTKYSIFPGVTSDQTLLDLISPRFQVFGSSSSLACPNTPLSFTGGMAEQIKASKQVPSFEYELFEGDPDHLRTVVATPTQTKHWINPASLKLKHRIGRGPFGDVWLATHHQSADEFDEYHEVTVKMLHPLKEEHMQKFVDKFEELFLKCRELQGVCWLHGVSIVNGKICIAMKFYEGSVGDQMARSKGGKLSLPDVLRYGIQLARGLLGLHSMGLLVLNLKPSNFLLNEQNQLFLGDFGIPYLLLGIPLSDSDMVLRLGTPNYMSPEQWEPEVRGPLSLETDIWGFGCSMVEMLTGVQPWFGKSIEEIYHSVVIKKEKPHIPSGLPPAIENVISGCFEYDLRNRPLVSDILLAFESSQTAVNSDGGWIGLGSRPIKEKSVVSGYTTWYLSKDRLQVGDVVRSRSPPNVRKPQTMDIREGTVVGLDNDADKNGFVLVKVPGMHNPLRVQESTLERVTNGLAVGDWVCLKEENNSHSPVGILHLVQRDGTVAVGFIGLETLWIGKSSQLQMAKAYYLGQFVRLKANVFTPRFEWPRKRGGAWATGRISEVLPNGCLVVEFPGRFVLGNEPNRFLADPAEVESVSFDTCPGVVEKYQHVEDFHWAVRPLAIAFALFTAMKLTMSVGCSVSARVKKCRRNGHDGHAGSKSGWRQRIFRDGVTTAGSTR
- the LOC18595302 gene encoding E3 ubiquitin-protein ligase KEG isoform X2; translated protein: MAEQIKASKQVPSFEYELFEGDPDHLRTVVATPTQTKHWINPASLKLKHRIGRGPFGDVWLATHHQSADEFDEYHEVTVKMLHPLKEEHMQKFVDKFEELFLKCRELQGVCWLHGVSIVNGKICIAMKFYEGSVGDQMARSKGGKLSLPDVLRYGIQLARGLLGLHSMGLLVLNLKPSNFLLNEQNQLFLGDFGIPYLLLGIPLSDSDMVLRLGTPNYMSPEQWEPEVRGPLSLETDIWGFGCSMVEMLTGVQPWFGKSIEEIYHSVVIKKEKPHIPSGLPPAIENVISGCFEYDLRNRPLVSDILLAFESSQTAVNSDGGWIGLGSRPIKEKSVVSGYTTWYLSKDRLQVGDVVRSRSPPNVRKPQTMDIREGTVVGLDNDADKNGFVLVKVPGMHNPLRVQESTLERVTNGLAVGDWVCLKEENNSHSPVGILHLVQRDGTVAVGFIGLETLWIGKSSQLQMAKAYYLGQFVRLKANVFTPRFEWPRKRGGAWATGRISEVLPNGCLVVEFPGRFVLGNEPNRFLADPAEVESVSFDTCPGVVEKYQHVEDFHWAVRPLAIAFALFTAMKLTMSVGCSVSARVKKCRRNGHDGHAGSKSGWRQRIFRDGVTTAGSTR